One part of the Mycosarcoma maydis chromosome 18, whole genome shotgun sequence genome encodes these proteins:
- a CDS encoding uncharacterized protein (related to methylated-dna--protein-cysteine methyltransferase): MRQVNPEIFHAKVYDITRLIPYGRVTSYGHIARLAGHPSHSRLVGSALKFLQDPTVPWHRVISSSGAIADRGDGGHAAARQAQCLQNEGVTVINGRGEGVTIDFGHANPNAKFRVSMAAFGWFPDEVQLEGYDDDDDDDDDDAARTQEIRERSDVDQDESDLSELTEDEG; this comes from the exons ATGCGCCAAGTGAATCCTGAGATCTTCCACG CCAAGGTCTACGACATCACTCGCCTCATTCCTTACGGTCGAGTGACATCCTATGGCCACATTGCGCGCCTCGCTGGCCACCCTTCCCACTCTCGCTTGGTGGGTTCGGCGCTGAAATTCCTCCAGGATCCCACCGTACCATGGCATCGAGTCATCTCTTCTTCCGGAGCCATCGCTGATCGTGGCGACGGCGGCCATGCTGCAGCTAGGCAGGCTCAATGCCTGCAAAACGAAGGCGTCACCGTAATCAACGGCAGAGGCGAAGGCGTCACGATTGATTTTGGACACGCCAATCCAAATGCAAAGTTTAGAGTCAGCATGGCTGCATTTGGTTGGTTTCCGGACGAGGTACAGTTGGAAGGgtacgacgacgacgacgacgacgacgacgacgacgcggCGAGGACGCAAGAGATTCGTGAGAGAAGCGATGTAGACCAAGACGAATCGGATCTGAGCGAGTTGACAGAGGACGAGGGATAA
- a CDS encoding uncharacterized protein (related to alpha/beta hydrolase), translating to MATEALLPLGAAYNGATQTSLDSDKAAAGNEYFPTVFNPATVHEKGRAVIGVGRASLTKSGPLDGFKLYYEVHGTGAIKVVFVMGLNNSCFGWLPQVEHLSKDPRYSCLVFDNRGVSNSETPTGWYKTSEMAQDAFELLKHVGWIKDGEQHQRSVHVAGVSMGGMIALEMAKQKPEVISSLTLISTTAGRRYRTPTYGLTSLARVLGGRVLGFDSEEYRLNRLITTLFPSTWLSQTSPNDPQGRTHQEVLYEMFKWRFQFTTRQSLHGAVSQMKAALSHFVADTDLAKINTDVPKICILTGDIDYLVDPRNSFFLKEKLSNAEFHQFTQAGHALGNQLTDQVNSILEKVIAEGEDKSKA from the coding sequence ATGGCCACGGAAGCTCTGCTGCCCCTGGGCGCAGCCTACAATGGTGCAACTCAGACTTCTCTTGACTCTGACAAGGCCGCCGCCGGCAACGAATACTTTCCCACCGTCTTCAACCCAGCCACTGTGCACGAAAAGGGTCGAGCCGTCATCGGCGTCGGTCGAGCCTCTCTCACCAAGTCTGGCCCACTGGATGGCTTCAAGCTGTACTACGAGGTGCACGGCACCGGCGCGATCAAAGTTGTTTTCGTCATGGGTCTTAACAACTCATGCTTTGGCTGGTTACCGCAGGTGGAACATCTTTCCAAGGATCCACGATACTCGTGTCTCGTCTTCGACAATCGGGGCGTTAGCAATTCCGAGACTCCTACTGGATGGTACAAGACGTCTGAAATGGCGCAGGATGCGTTTGAGCTATTGAAGCATGTTGGATGGATCAAAGATGGGGAGCAACACCAGAGGAGCGTACACGTGGCAGGCGTTTCTATGGGTGGAATGATTGCCTTGgagatggccaagcagAAGCCTGAGGTGATTTCGTCGTTGACGCTCATCTCGACTACTGCGGGGAGGAGGTATCGAACGCCTACGTACGGCTTGACCTCGCTCGCGCGCGTCCTGGGAGGCAGGGTTTTAGGCTTCGACAGCGAAGAGTATCGACTGAACCGTCTCATCACCACCCTCTTCCCTTCCACCTGGCTCAGCCAGACTTCCCCCAACGATCCTCAAGGCCGAACCCACCAGGAGGTGCTCTACGAAATGTTCAAATGGCGCTTCCAGTTTACCACCAGACAGTCACTCCACGGTGCGGTGAGCCAGATGAAAGCCGCTCTTTCGCATTTCGTCGCTGATACCGACTTGGCCAAGATCAATACAGACGTCCCCAAGATCTGCATCTTGACCGGCGATATCGACTACTTGGTGGACCCGAGGAACTCGTTCTTTTTGAAGGAAAAACTCTCCAACGCCGAGTTTCACCAATTCACACAGGCCGGCCATGCTCTCGGCAACCAGCTCACAGATCAGGTGAATTCGATCCTGGAAAAAGTCATCGCCGAGGGCGAGGACAAGTCGAAAGCATAG
- a CDS encoding uncharacterized protein (related to PCH2 - putative ATPase), which translates to MQSGSKSLSSLATNGAERSTSSTAVHVEVRLRPASMSSDEQVRLEVISLLTTRLTTLQGETELSDWTSSPFLATNVDRIRIAELAPSSTSSATASVSISDASIQVHVYQPPSSDIIDEFSAADPNADDPDDTTAASVSELPNRTLDGVWDTLIYPDNIKAKLLNYIYTTLLFSDAAVDFNLVSWNRVVLLHGPPGTGKTSLCKALAQKLAIRLSHRYSHGKLVEINSHSLFSKWFSESGKLVQRLFSMITEMVEDDDAFVVVLIDEVESLTAARSAAAQGSEPTDSIRVVNALLTQLDKLKHRKNVLIMTTSNMTESIDTAFIDRADIKQYVGLPPAEAIYWILESCLTELMRVGLVAKMTLPTFHAIVSEQGAKKADHDEVQMVSAGNRAGWKLLQLAQSCQGLSGRSLRRLPVLAHAHHIGTAHAPVDCEVWLEAMAKAVQETSREGGSSDIKEL; encoded by the coding sequence ATGCAGAGCGGATCCAAGTCATTGTCCTCGCTCGCTACGAACGGAGCTGAGCGtagcaccagcagcacagcagtTCACGTCGAAGTACGCTTACGTCCCGCCTCTATGTCTAGCGATGAGCAGGTGCGACTTGAAGTGATCTCGTTGCTGACGACTCGGCTGACAACATTACAAGGCGAGACCGAGCTGAGTGATTGGACTAGCTCGCCCTTCCTCGCTACCAACGTGGACAGGATACGgattgccgagctcgcccCATCGTCCACATCGTCCGCTACAGCGTCGGTCTCAATCTCAGATGCTTCAATTCAAGTTCATGTATATCAACCGCCCTCCTCGGACATCATCGACGAGTTTTCCGCCGCAGACCCAAACGCCGATGATCCAGACGATACCACGGCAGCCTCGGTCTCTGAGCTACCCAATCGCACACTAGACGGTGTCTGGGACACTCTCATCTACCCCGACAACATCAAAGCTAAACTGCTCAACTACATCTACACCACCCTTCTCTTCTCGGACGCTGCAGTCGATTTCAACCTGGTCTCTTGGAACCgcgtcgtcttgctccaCGGTCCGCCTGGAACGGGCAAAACCTCATTGTGCAAGGCACTTGCCCAGAAACTCGCCATTCGTCTCTCGCATCGATACTCGCACGGAAAATTGGTCGAGATCAATTCGCATTCGTTGTTCAGCAAATGGTTCTCCGAGTCCGGTAAATTGGTCCAAAGGCTGTTCAGCATGATTACCGAGATGGTagaggacgacgatgcatTTGTGGTGGTTTTGATTGACGAAGTCGAGTCGTTAACCgcggcaagaagcgctgctgctcaggGTAGTGAACCTACAGACTCGATACGTGTTGTCAATGCCTTGTTGACGCAGTTGGACAAGTTGAAACATCGGAAAAACGTGTTGATCATGACAACCTCGAACATGACCGAGTCTATCGATACGGCGTTCATCGACCGAGCCGACATCAAGCAGTATGTGGGACTGCCACCGGCAGAAGCGATCTATTGGATTTTGGAGAGTTGTCTAACTGAGTTGATGAGGGTAGGATTGGTGGCCAAGATGACGTTGCCGACTTTTCACGCGATCGTCAGCGAGCAGGGTGCAAAGAAAGCGGATCACGACGAGGTGCAGATGGTAAGCGCAGGAAACAGAGCAGGCTGGAAATTGCTGCAACTCGCCCAGAGCTGCCAAGGGTTGTCGGGCAGGTCGTTGAGACGGCTGCCCGTGCTTGCACATGCGCATCACATCGGCACAGCACATGCGCCTGTCGATTGCGAGGTGTGGCTCGAAGCGATGGCCAAAGCGGTGCAAGAAACCAGTAGGGAAGGTGGTTCTTCCGACATCAAGGAGCTGTAA